The following coding sequences are from one Triticum dicoccoides isolate Atlit2015 ecotype Zavitan chromosome 4A, WEW_v2.0, whole genome shotgun sequence window:
- the LOC119285854 gene encoding profilin-3-like, whose protein sequence is MPATSTLSTGESVLPRSASPPNHLIFLFHPAAMIVAEEEEEGDGKISGEKKAGKQARRMPWQTYVDEPLLCDIDGQRLTAAPSLAMMALLGHSLSPSPRSNLKNLLQ, encoded by the exons atgCCAGCTACTTCGACGCTGTCCACTGGAGAAAGCGTCCTCCCCAGATCCGCTTCTCCCCCAAACCATCTCATCTTCTTATTCCACCCGGCCGCCATGATTgttgcagaggaggaggaggaaggggatgGCAAAATCTCGGGAGAGAAAAAAGCCGGCAAGCAAGCGAGAAGGATGCCATGGCAGACATACGTTGACGAGCCGCTGCTCTGCGACATCGACGGCCAGCGCCTCACCGCCGCCCCATCCTTGGCCATGATGGCGCTGCTTGGGCACAGTCTGAGTCCTTCCCCGAG ATCAAACCTGAAGAACTTACTGCAGTAA